Proteins encoded within one genomic window of Dreissena polymorpha isolate Duluth1 unplaced genomic scaffold, UMN_Dpol_1.0 chrUn014, whole genome shotgun sequence:
- the LOC127863548 gene encoding uncharacterized protein LOC127863548, with the protein MGMQSLANWEMFLPPDGYSGVTSIRDTDFNGVISVMLNCKHFDNLMSFSIAPMSVSPCLLTKARDIGKAVRHSPSCEVTDSDLNDYFNTLETLLKDSKTLANDSSAQNAVSKLNLLRNENTISLAEMSHLLKDAHEILGKAENITKERKAQMEIYMEQLKTKLDEHAETLKANITEHANACTIESKRLFNEHANTCTEGSKRNISEYALTCTEESKINLTEHVNTLAKKSIQDIQGAISSKKESDYENEVEDFVRRLKQHYNLTMSHVSISTLLPSGDEFLYKIYTAHAICRIVESNGDNKTENPITTNKEILCRGEHEKPHKRIFLQGEAGMGKTTFACKLVLDWCNPGGALSSISKTFGDANTLQEYKLVLLITLRDSVCERDVANMIKEQIIDMVYTDTERNGAYGMLNKIMQQEMCLVVQDGLDEWKDPQGKLAQPIMLSCYSQCTVLTTTRPWKLTDERIRQSQIDSLFELKGVSDPYELCKSLLDSFGCNTLNELKQYVTKNRLHALLFSPMLLSLIVSSWVDGTRLTGSLCDIYTVLIDGLFKKGVKISAFLFSHH; encoded by the exons ATGGGCATGCAATCGCTGGCAAATTGGGAAATGTTTTTGCCCCCAGATGGATATAGTGGAGTGACGTCTATTCGGGATACAGATTTCAACGGTGTCATTAGTGTAATGTTGAACTGTAAACACTTTGATAACCTGATGTCATTTAGCATAGCACCGATGTCGGTTAGTCCGTGTCTTTTAACAAAG GCACGTGACATTGGCAAAGCTGTCCGACATTCTCCATCGTGTGAAGTAACAGACTCTGACCTCAACGACTATTTTAATACACTAGAAACATTGCTCAAGGATTCCAAGACACTAGCAAACGACAGTAGCGCACAAAATGCGGTCAGCAAGTTGAATCTG TTACGAAATGAGAACACTATTTCTTTGGCGGAAATGAGTCACCTGCTGAAAGATGCACACGAGATTTTAGGAAAGGCTGAAAACATTACCAAGGAGCGCAAGgcacaaatggaaatatacatgGAACAACTGAAGACAAAACTAGATGAGCACGCTGAAACACTTAAAGCAAATATTACAGAACATGCAAATGCGTGCACAATAGAAAGTAAAAGACTCTTTAATGAACATGCAAACACGTGTACTGAAGGAAGTAAAAGAAACATTTCGGAATATGCTCTCACATGTACAGAAGaaagtaaaataaacttaacgGAACATGTAAACACACTGGCAAAGAAGTCCATACAAGATATTCAAGGAGCTATCTCGTCGAAGAAAGAAAGCGACTATGAAAATGAAGTCGAAG ATTTCGTGAGGCGATTAAAACAGCATTACAATTTAACGATGAGTCACGTGTCGATATCAACATTATTGCCAAGTGGCGACGAATtcctatataaaatatatacagcgCATGCAATATGCCGAATAGTTGAGAGCAATGGCGATAATAAAACCGAAAATCCAATTACAACgaacaaagaaatattatgtaGGGGTGAACATGAGAAACCACACAAGCGTATATTTTTACAAGGCGAAGCTGGAATGGGAAAGACAACTTTTGCATGTAAACTAGTATTGGACTGGTGTAATCCAGGAGGTGCATTATCATCTATCTCTAAAACGTTTGGTGACGCGAACACGTTGCAAGAATATAAACTTGTATTATTAATTACTTTGAGAGATTCTGTTTGTGAACGCGATGTGGCTAATATGATCAAAGAACAGATAATCGACATGGTTTATACTGATACAGAACGAAATGGCGCGTATGGAATGCTGAATAAAATTatgcaacaagaaatgtgtttggtggtacaagacggGTTAGACGAGTGGAAGGATCCCCAAGGGAAACTAGCTCAGCCTATCATGCTTTCCTGTTACAGCCAGTGTACAGTTTTAACTACAACAAGGCCATGGAAATTGACAGATGAACGCATCAGACAATCTCAAATTGACAGCTTATTTGAACTGAAAGGAGTCAGTGATCCATATGAGCTGTGCAAATCACTCCTTGACAGCTTTGGGTGCAATACATTGAACGAGTTAAAACAATATGTAACAAAAAATAGACTACATGCTTTACTGTTTTCGCCAATGTTGCTCTCGCTAATTGTAAGTTCTTGGGTCGACGGAACACGATTGACAGGGTCGCTTTGCGATATATACACTGTTTTGATTGACGGTCTTTTTAAAAAGGGAGTGAAAATATCAGCTTTTTTGTTCAGCCACCATTGA